The Streptomyces nitrosporeus genome includes a window with the following:
- a CDS encoding aminotransferase class IV: protein MRIWVNGGLRDADDATVSVLDHGLTVGDGVFETVKVTGGRLFALTRHLDRLTRSARGLGLPDPDTDEVRRAALAVTEADPLPLGRLRITYTGGLSPLGSERGDKGPGLVVALGEAARRPDSTAVVTVPWTRNERGALAGLKTTSYAENVVALARAHRHGASEALFANTVGQLCEGTGTNVFVVLDGEIHTPPVTSGCLAGITRALTVEWTGARETELPLDILESADEIFLTSTLRDVQGVHRADGRELPGAPGPVTAKAMRIFDERAADGLDP, encoded by the coding sequence ATGAGGATCTGGGTCAACGGCGGCCTGCGGGACGCCGACGACGCGACGGTGTCCGTGCTCGACCACGGCCTCACCGTGGGGGACGGCGTCTTCGAGACGGTCAAGGTCACCGGGGGCCGCCTCTTCGCCCTGACCCGGCACCTCGACCGGCTGACCCGCTCCGCCCGCGGTCTCGGCCTGCCCGACCCCGACACGGACGAGGTCCGCCGCGCCGCCCTGGCCGTCACCGAGGCCGACCCCCTGCCCCTCGGCCGGCTGCGGATCACCTACACCGGCGGACTCTCCCCGCTCGGCTCCGAACGCGGTGACAAGGGCCCCGGTCTCGTCGTCGCCCTCGGAGAGGCCGCCCGCCGCCCCGACAGCACCGCCGTGGTCACCGTCCCCTGGACCCGCAACGAACGCGGGGCGCTGGCCGGGCTCAAGACCACCTCGTACGCCGAGAACGTCGTCGCCCTGGCACGGGCCCACCGGCACGGGGCGTCCGAGGCGCTGTTCGCCAACACCGTCGGGCAGCTCTGCGAAGGCACCGGTACCAACGTCTTCGTGGTCCTCGACGGCGAGATCCACACCCCGCCCGTCACCTCCGGGTGCCTCGCCGGCATCACCCGGGCGCTGACCGTGGAGTGGACCGGCGCCCGGGAGACCGAACTCCCGCTGGACATCCTCGAAAGCGCCGACGAGATCTTCCTGACCTCCACCCTGCGCGACGTCCAGGGGGTCCACCGGGCCGACGGACGCGAACTCCCCGGCGCCCCCGGCCCGGTGACCGCCAAGGCCATGAGGATCTTCGACGAGCGCGCGGCGGACGGCCTCGACCCCTGA
- a CDS encoding chorismate-binding protein — MARFGGLVASGLRDVTSDPAALDSSGFWAVRADFEGGLTCARFSDVRSEPVPPPVPGAWRGPGPGDWTSSLDRDAYTAGVRRIRAHIAAGEVYQANLCRVLSAPLPDPAADVDALTALLARGNPAPYAGTIRLPGHGVEIATASPELFLARDGRTVESGPIKGTGRTEDDLLEKDHAENVMIVDLVRNDLGRVCETGSVSVPDLCVTEKHPGLVHLVSTVRGRLAEGTGWPGLLTAAFPPGSVTGAPKSSALRIIGALETAPRGPYCGGIGWVDADRATGTLAVGIRSFWIDRTGPAPLLRFGTGAGITWGSDPEREWAETELKASRLLAVASGTYADACPDAYDDGPRGPSAHQDTGRTGT, encoded by the coding sequence ATGGCCCGCTTCGGCGGCCTCGTCGCCTCCGGTCTCAGGGACGTCACCAGCGATCCCGCGGCTCTCGACTCCTCGGGCTTCTGGGCCGTCCGCGCCGACTTCGAGGGCGGCCTGACCTGCGCACGCTTCTCGGACGTACGGAGCGAGCCGGTGCCGCCACCGGTGCCAGGGGCCTGGCGCGGACCCGGGCCCGGGGACTGGACCTCCTCGCTCGACCGGGACGCCTACACGGCGGGCGTGCGGCGGATCCGCGCGCACATAGCCGCCGGCGAGGTCTACCAGGCCAACCTCTGCCGGGTCCTGAGCGCGCCGCTGCCGGACCCCGCCGCCGACGTCGACGCCCTCACCGCCCTGCTCGCCCGGGGCAACCCCGCCCCCTACGCGGGAACGATCAGGCTTCCCGGCCACGGGGTGGAGATCGCCACCGCCTCCCCCGAACTCTTCCTCGCCCGCGACGGCCGCACCGTGGAGTCCGGGCCCATCAAGGGCACCGGGCGGACGGAGGACGACCTGCTGGAGAAGGACCACGCCGAGAACGTGATGATCGTGGACCTCGTCCGCAACGACCTCGGCCGGGTCTGCGAGACCGGCAGCGTCAGCGTCCCCGACCTCTGCGTGACGGAGAAGCATCCGGGACTCGTCCACCTGGTCTCCACCGTGCGGGGCAGGCTCGCGGAGGGCACCGGCTGGCCCGGACTGCTCACCGCCGCCTTCCCCCCGGGCTCGGTGACCGGCGCCCCGAAGTCCAGCGCCCTGCGGATCATCGGCGCCCTGGAGACCGCCCCCCGCGGTCCCTACTGCGGAGGCATCGGCTGGGTCGACGCCGACCGGGCCACCGGCACCCTGGCCGTCGGCATACGCAGCTTCTGGATCGACCGCACCGGCCCCGCGCCCCTGCTCCGCTTCGGCACCGGCGCCGGCATCACCTGGGGGTCCGACCCGGAACGCGAGTGGGCGGAGACCGAACTGAAGGCGTCCCGGCTGCTCGCGGTAGCGTCGGGCACATACGCGGACGCCTGCCCGGACGCGTACGACGACGGTCCGCGCGGGCCGTCCGCACACCAGGACACGGGAAGGACCGGGACATGA
- a CDS encoding serine/threonine-protein kinase — MAMMRLRREDPRVVGSFRLHRRLGAGGMGVVYLGSDRRGQRVALKVIRPDLAEDQEFRSRFAREVSAARRIRGGCTARLVAADLEADRPWFATQYVPGPSLHDKVAEEGPLAASEVASIGAALSEGLVAVHEAGVVHRDLKPSNILLSPKGPRIIDFGIAWATGASTLTHVGTAVGSPGFLAPEQVRGAAVTPATDVFSLGATLAYAAMADSPFGHGSSEVMLYRVVHEEPHLLEVHDALAPLVRACLAKDPEDRPSTLQLSMRLKEIAAREAQGLHERRPPAQRGEQELDRPTGRLDGPYTEQQTRRSEGGSAPAQRSPSRRPAVSRSGASSRTGGSRPQAARGGGSRSGQRPPGTGGAGGAKSRPGVRPGVRTTSAGRAGKRRPANPRLLRQRLVVFVVVTLLMALGIAAAQGCQGPARGMGGTGADRGPAAAAPAYEERVQGRSGG, encoded by the coding sequence ATGGCGATGATGCGGCTCCGGCGCGAGGACCCGCGTGTCGTCGGCTCGTTCAGACTGCACCGGCGGCTCGGCGCGGGCGGCATGGGTGTCGTCTATCTGGGGTCCGACCGGCGTGGTCAGCGGGTGGCCCTGAAGGTGATCCGGCCGGATCTCGCGGAGGACCAGGAGTTCCGTTCGCGTTTCGCGCGGGAGGTGTCCGCTGCCCGGCGCATCCGGGGCGGGTGCACGGCCCGGCTGGTGGCCGCCGACCTGGAGGCGGACCGCCCGTGGTTCGCGACGCAGTACGTCCCCGGGCCCTCGCTGCACGACAAGGTCGCGGAGGAGGGGCCGCTGGCGGCCTCCGAGGTGGCCTCGATCGGGGCGGCCCTCTCCGAGGGGCTCGTCGCGGTGCACGAGGCCGGTGTCGTCCACCGGGACCTGAAGCCCTCGAACATCCTGCTCTCCCCCAAGGGCCCGCGCATCATCGACTTCGGTATCGCCTGGGCGACCGGGGCGAGCACCCTCACCCATGTCGGTACCGCCGTCGGCTCCCCCGGTTTCCTGGCGCCGGAGCAGGTGCGCGGCGCGGCGGTGACCCCGGCCACGGACGTGTTCTCGCTGGGCGCCACGCTGGCGTACGCGGCGATGGCCGACTCGCCTTTCGGGCACGGCAGTTCCGAGGTGATGCTGTACCGCGTGGTGCACGAGGAGCCGCATCTGCTGGAGGTGCACGACGCGCTCGCCCCTCTGGTGCGGGCCTGTCTGGCGAAGGACCCCGAGGACCGGCCGAGCACTCTGCAGCTGTCCATGCGGCTCAAGGAGATCGCGGCGCGCGAGGCCCAGGGGCTCCATGAGCGCCGGCCTCCCGCCCAGCGCGGGGAGCAGGAGCTGGACCGGCCGACCGGCCGGCTGGACGGCCCGTACACCGAGCAGCAGACCAGGCGGTCCGAGGGCGGGTCCGCTCCGGCGCAGCGCTCCCCCTCCCGGCGGCCTGCGGTGTCCCGGTCGGGGGCGTCCTCCCGTACCGGTGGGTCGCGGCCGCAGGCGGCGCGGGGCGGTGGTTCGCGTTCCGGGCAGCGTCCGCCGGGCACGGGTGGGGCGGGCGGTGCGAAGAGCCGGCCGGGTGTACGGCCCGGCGTGCGGACGACGTCGGCGGGCAGGGCCGGGAAGCGGCGTCCCGCCAATCCGCGGCTGCTGCGTCAGCGGCTCGTGGTGTTCGTCGTGGTGACGTTGCTGATGGCGCTGGGGATCGCGGCTGCCCAGGGCTGCCAGGGGCCGGCGCGCGGGATGGGCGGTACGGGGGCGGACCGGGGTCCGGCGGCGGCCGCCCCGGCGTACGAGGAGCGGGTCCAGGGCCGGTCCGGGGGGTAG
- a CDS encoding phosphotransferase family protein gives MTTTMSAVQALGEAAHRGAHAPTAPCDCGPPRVLADRPDGTVVRSGPVVAKAHAPDTDVPGLRARLALAGSPRLAGVLLPPLGPAPAPAPRAGGTPDTPPAALHDRVVSLWPYGLPVDPADPGAAPWEEAAALLARLHRTRPPHPLPPMRGPAKAARAVARMRTARPAPDPATGAVLAAWEGLPAWARGQGPFPPHRSGFLCHGDLHLGQLVRHPAPDGPWLLIDVDDTGLGDPAWDLARPAAWYAAGLLDPGTWLRFLDAYRTEGGPAVRPHGDPWPGLDVPARALTVQTAALALAKSAAEQRDPDEVEQLMIDACARIAGLPAELAGEHTS, from the coding sequence ATGACGACGACCATGTCCGCCGTCCAGGCACTGGGCGAGGCGGCACACCGGGGCGCCCACGCCCCCACGGCCCCCTGCGACTGCGGGCCTCCCCGGGTCCTGGCCGACCGGCCCGACGGCACAGTGGTCCGGAGCGGCCCCGTGGTGGCCAAGGCGCACGCCCCGGACACCGACGTCCCGGGCCTCCGCGCCCGCCTGGCCCTGGCCGGATCCCCCCGTCTGGCGGGCGTCCTGCTGCCCCCGCTCGGCCCCGCCCCCGCCCCCGCCCCCCGGGCAGGCGGCACCCCGGACACGCCCCCCGCCGCCCTCCACGACCGCGTCGTGAGCCTCTGGCCCTACGGCCTGCCCGTCGACCCGGCGGACCCCGGCGCCGCCCCCTGGGAGGAGGCAGCCGCCCTGCTGGCCCGGCTGCACCGCACCCGGCCCCCGCACCCCCTCCCGCCGATGCGGGGCCCCGCCAAGGCCGCCCGGGCCGTCGCCCGCATGCGGACGGCCCGCCCGGCCCCGGACCCGGCCACCGGAGCCGTCCTCGCGGCCTGGGAAGGGCTGCCCGCCTGGGCCCGCGGCCAGGGCCCGTTCCCCCCGCACCGGTCCGGCTTCCTCTGCCACGGCGACCTCCACCTCGGCCAGCTCGTCCGGCACCCGGCACCGGACGGCCCCTGGCTGCTCATCGACGTGGACGACACCGGCCTCGGCGACCCCGCCTGGGACCTCGCGCGCCCCGCCGCCTGGTACGCGGCGGGACTGCTGGACCCCGGGACCTGGCTGCGCTTCCTGGACGCCTACCGGACCGAAGGCGGCCCGGCCGTACGGCCCCACGGCGACCCCTGGCCCGGACTCGACGTCCCCGCGCGCGCCCTCACCGTGCAGACGGCCGCACTCGCCCTGGCCAAGTCGGCGGCGGAACAACGCGATCCGGACGAGGTGGAACAGCTGATGATCGACGCGTGCGCCCGAATCGCGGGCCTCCCAGCCGAGTTGGCGGGGGAACACACGTCGTAG
- the cobT gene encoding nicotinate-nucleotide--dimethylbenzimidazole phosphoribosyltransferase, translating into MTDTGQIPGEGLPEHAGMVEQPGVPAPDAYTFLDPSEHAPEDDDLLLMPAPQGAWSDGPAEQVPAQGQAAGGAYGAGAAGLDGTRIPAPAAQAPAQVPAHAAAAPAPARRPLSRGPVEAPSYGGNATGGVVRSLADRGPAGAPQSPAAGRHAGPPTTGPEYLDTPEVLAEAPVPQARPESLPPQGAAPWTTQEPGAAVAQESVPQPEPVPQPEPVPQTAQAPGPVPAPVPGPEQVDIAETVVPEPAADAAVSGVSEAETPVSAAPDTAPVAPAAEQPAPQASAPDPADSGGTPAETAAPADGTLTGVPAQETGTMGGQFVAVEGSVPSGGDLAPTPAQPEAVQTEAVHPEAVRAEAQQPSRAVEAPAAVPGRQATVPAPRAAEPAPFVEAAAAHAAAAQAAEAHAAAVQAAGAQAAEAQAQAEPEQPAGERQPEPSQAPAQEAPAAEAQQPGTPATRPEPAADPQAPQDAQAPQEPQAPQEPQVPQDPQPAQAPAAEAAVPVPAEQPAADPGTTAPDATAPAPEEAGPAGAAPEEAEAATGAAPAEEQVAEPAADDTSVPEAGAGTAPEAPAEALPAHAPEPANAPEPGTADAPEAPAAEEAPAAGETPAAGEAPTPEEAPAGLPDDEAATTEDVPFTPPAPGYDDAEREAVLRVMRERRDIRNGFRSDPIPHEVLLRVLEAAHTAPSVGHSQPWDFVVIRSAETRRAMHELAQRQRDAYAKSLPKARAKQFKELKIEAILDTPVNIVVTADPTRGGRHTLGRHTQPQMAPYSSALAVENLWLAARAEGLGVGWVSFFDEREMVRALGLPEHLEVVAYLCVGYVDEFPDEPELMQAGWSKRRPLSWVVHEETYGRRALPGEAPHDLLQETISNIRPLDAKALGEAWERQKRMTKPAGALGMLEIISAQLSGLSRICPPPVPEPAAVAVFAGDHGVHAQGVTAWPQEVTGQMVANFLSGGAVCNAFAAQVGAEVCVVDVGVATDLPASPGLLPRKVRPGTADFTTGPAMTREEVLAAIEVGIETARDLVSAGNKALLTGEMGIANTTASAALICVYTGMDPAEVTGRGTGINDEMHARKVDVVRRALDLHRPDATDPIGVLAAVGGLEHAAMAGFLLGGASLRTPVILDGVSAGAAALVARAIAPEALAACIAGHRSAEPGHVAALNKLGLRPLVDLDLRLGEGTGALLALPIVQSAARAMHEVATFDSAGVTEK; encoded by the coding sequence TCCCGGGCGAGGGGCTGCCGGAGCACGCAGGCATGGTGGAGCAGCCGGGCGTCCCCGCCCCGGACGCGTACACCTTCCTCGATCCCTCCGAGCACGCCCCCGAGGACGACGACCTCCTGCTGATGCCCGCGCCCCAGGGCGCGTGGAGCGACGGACCGGCCGAGCAGGTGCCCGCGCAGGGCCAGGCCGCGGGCGGCGCGTACGGCGCGGGAGCCGCCGGCCTCGACGGGACACGGATCCCGGCACCGGCCGCGCAGGCCCCCGCCCAGGTCCCGGCGCACGCCGCCGCGGCCCCCGCGCCCGCCCGGCGCCCGCTGAGCCGGGGGCCCGTCGAGGCACCGTCGTACGGCGGCAACGCCACCGGCGGGGTCGTGCGTTCGCTGGCCGACCGAGGTCCGGCCGGTGCCCCGCAGAGCCCGGCGGCCGGGCGGCACGCGGGCCCGCCGACCACGGGCCCCGAATACCTCGACACCCCCGAGGTCCTCGCCGAGGCCCCGGTGCCGCAGGCGCGGCCGGAAAGCCTTCCGCCCCAGGGCGCGGCCCCGTGGACCACGCAGGAGCCCGGCGCGGCGGTGGCGCAGGAGTCCGTACCGCAGCCGGAGCCCGTACCGCAGCCGGAGCCCGTACCGCAGACGGCCCAGGCTCCCGGGCCCGTACCCGCACCGGTCCCCGGACCCGAACAGGTGGACATCGCAGAAACGGTCGTCCCCGAGCCGGCGGCGGACGCCGCGGTCTCCGGGGTCTCCGAGGCCGAGACCCCCGTGTCCGCAGCCCCCGACACCGCGCCCGTCGCCCCCGCCGCGGAACAGCCGGCGCCGCAGGCGTCCGCGCCGGACCCGGCGGACAGCGGCGGAACACCGGCCGAAACGGCGGCCCCGGCCGACGGGACGCTCACGGGCGTGCCGGCCCAGGAGACCGGGACCATGGGCGGCCAGTTCGTCGCGGTGGAGGGCTCCGTGCCCTCCGGCGGGGACCTGGCGCCCACGCCCGCGCAGCCGGAGGCCGTCCAGACGGAAGCGGTTCACCCGGAGGCCGTCCGGGCCGAGGCCCAGCAGCCGTCCCGGGCCGTCGAGGCCCCGGCGGCCGTGCCCGGGCGGCAGGCGACCGTGCCGGCACCGCGGGCCGCGGAGCCCGCGCCGTTCGTCGAGGCCGCCGCGGCCCACGCCGCGGCCGCCCAGGCCGCGGAAGCACATGCCGCGGCCGTCCAGGCCGCAGGAGCCCAGGCCGCAGAAGCCCAGGCCCAGGCCGAGCCGGAGCAGCCGGCGGGGGAGCGGCAGCCCGAGCCCTCGCAGGCACCGGCACAGGAGGCCCCGGCCGCCGAGGCCCAGCAGCCCGGGACCCCGGCGACTCGGCCGGAACCGGCGGCGGACCCTCAGGCGCCCCAGGACGCACAGGCACCTCAGGAACCGCAGGCGCCCCAGGAACCGCAGGTGCCCCAGGACCCGCAGCCGGCGCAGGCTCCGGCCGCGGAGGCCGCCGTTCCCGTACCGGCGGAACAGCCGGCCGCCGACCCCGGCACCACGGCTCCCGACGCGACGGCTCCCGCGCCCGAGGAGGCCGGACCCGCCGGGGCCGCGCCCGAGGAGGCGGAGGCCGCCACCGGGGCCGCGCCCGCCGAGGAGCAGGTCGCGGAGCCCGCCGCCGATGACACCTCCGTGCCGGAGGCCGGTGCGGGGACCGCCCCGGAAGCCCCCGCCGAGGCACTCCCGGCGCACGCGCCCGAACCCGCGAACGCGCCCGAACCCGGAACCGCGGACGCTCCCGAAGCCCCCGCAGCCGAGGAGGCCCCCGCAGCCGGGGAGACTCCGGCAGCCGGGGAGGCTCCCACCCCCGAAGAGGCTCCCGCGGGCCTGCCGGACGACGAGGCGGCCACCACCGAGGACGTCCCCTTCACCCCGCCGGCCCCCGGTTACGACGACGCCGAGCGGGAGGCCGTGCTCCGTGTCATGCGTGAGCGCCGCGACATCCGCAACGGCTTCCGCAGCGACCCCATCCCGCACGAGGTGCTGCTGCGGGTGCTGGAGGCGGCGCACACCGCGCCGAGCGTCGGACACTCCCAGCCCTGGGACTTCGTCGTCATCCGCTCCGCCGAGACCCGCCGCGCCATGCACGAACTGGCCCAGCGTCAGCGCGACGCCTACGCCAAGTCGCTGCCCAAGGCCCGGGCCAAGCAGTTCAAGGAACTGAAGATCGAGGCCATCCTCGACACCCCCGTGAACATCGTCGTCACGGCCGACCCCACCCGCGGTGGCCGCCACACGCTCGGCCGCCACACCCAGCCGCAGATGGCCCCGTACTCCTCGGCGCTCGCCGTCGAGAACCTCTGGCTGGCGGCCCGCGCCGAGGGCCTCGGCGTCGGCTGGGTGAGCTTCTTCGACGAGCGGGAGATGGTCCGCGCGCTGGGCCTGCCCGAGCACCTCGAGGTCGTCGCCTACCTCTGCGTCGGCTACGTCGACGAGTTCCCGGACGAGCCCGAGCTGATGCAGGCGGGCTGGTCCAAGCGCCGCCCGCTGTCCTGGGTCGTCCACGAGGAGACGTACGGCCGCCGGGCCCTGCCCGGGGAGGCCCCGCACGACCTGTTGCAGGAGACCATCTCCAACATCCGCCCGCTGGACGCCAAGGCGCTCGGCGAGGCGTGGGAACGCCAGAAGCGGATGACGAAGCCGGCCGGCGCCCTCGGCATGCTGGAGATCATCTCCGCCCAGCTGTCCGGGCTCTCCCGGATCTGCCCGCCGCCGGTCCCCGAGCCCGCGGCGGTCGCGGTCTTCGCCGGGGACCACGGGGTGCACGCCCAGGGGGTCACGGCGTGGCCGCAGGAGGTCACCGGCCAGATGGTCGCCAACTTCCTGAGCGGCGGCGCCGTCTGCAACGCCTTCGCCGCACAGGTGGGGGCCGAGGTCTGCGTCGTCGACGTCGGTGTCGCGACCGACCTGCCGGCGTCCCCCGGACTGCTTCCCCGCAAGGTCCGCCCCGGCACGGCCGACTTCACCACCGGGCCGGCCATGACCCGCGAGGAGGTGCTCGCCGCGATCGAGGTCGGCATCGAGACCGCCCGCGACCTGGTCTCCGCAGGCAACAAGGCACTGCTCACCGGTGAGATGGGCATCGCCAACACCACCGCGTCGGCCGCGCTGATCTGCGTGTACACCGGTATGGACCCGGCCGAGGTCACCGGGCGGGGCACCGGCATCAACGACGAGATGCACGCCCGCAAGGTGGACGTGGTCCGCCGGGCCCTGGACCTCCACCGGCCGGACGCCACCGACCCGATCGGCGTGCTGGCCGCGGTCGGCGGCCTGGAACACGCGGCGATGGCGGGCTTCCTCCTCGGAGGAGCCTCCCTGCGCACGCCGGTGATCCTGGACGGCGTGAGCGCCGGCGCCGCGGCCCTGGTCGCCCGGGCGATCGCCCCGGAGGCCCTGGCCGCCTGCATCGCCGGCCACCGCAGCGCCGAACCCGGCCATGTGGCGGCCCTGAACAAGCTGGGACTGCGCCCGCTGGTCGACCTGGACCTGCGGCTCGGCGAGGGCACCGGGGCCCTGCTGGCGCTTCCCATCGTGCAGAGCGCGGCGCGCGCCATGCACGAGGTCGCCACGTTCGACTCGGCGGGCGTGACGGAGAAGTAG
- a CDS encoding TrmH family RNA methyltransferase, with protein MAELLTVDDPDDPRLADYTGLTDVELRRRREPAEGLFIAEGEKVIRRARNAGYEMRSMMLSAKWFDVMRDVIDEESAPVYAVTPELAERVTGYHVHRGALAAMARRPLPPVAGLLAPATGEVRRVAVFEDIVDHANLGAAFRNAAALGVDAVLLTPRCADPLYRRAVKVSMGSVFHVPWTRLESWPQDIGLLREAGFTTAALCLSDRSITLDELVARRYGRLALVFGTEGDGLTDRALAAADTHVRIPMDAGVDSLNVAAASAVAFYATRAGAP; from the coding sequence GTGGCTGAACTCCTCACCGTCGACGACCCCGACGACCCCCGCCTGGCCGACTACACCGGCCTGACCGACGTCGAGCTCCGACGCCGCCGCGAGCCCGCCGAAGGCCTCTTCATCGCCGAGGGCGAGAAGGTCATCAGACGCGCCAGGAACGCCGGGTACGAGATGCGCTCCATGATGCTGAGCGCCAAGTGGTTCGACGTGATGCGCGACGTGATCGACGAGGAGAGCGCCCCGGTCTACGCGGTCACACCGGAACTCGCCGAACGCGTCACCGGCTACCACGTGCACCGCGGTGCCCTGGCCGCCATGGCACGCCGGCCGCTGCCCCCCGTCGCCGGCCTGCTGGCCCCCGCGACCGGCGAGGTCCGCCGGGTCGCCGTCTTCGAGGACATCGTCGACCACGCCAACCTGGGCGCCGCCTTCCGCAACGCGGCCGCGCTCGGTGTCGACGCCGTCCTGCTCACCCCGCGCTGCGCCGACCCGCTCTACCGGCGGGCGGTCAAGGTGTCGATGGGCTCCGTCTTCCACGTGCCCTGGACCCGGCTGGAGTCCTGGCCGCAGGACATCGGACTGCTCCGCGAGGCCGGCTTCACCACCGCGGCACTCTGCCTCAGCGACCGGTCCATCACCCTCGACGAACTCGTCGCCCGCCGGTACGGCAGGCTCGCCCTCGTCTTCGGCACCGAGGGCGACGGGCTCACCGACCGGGCACTCGCCGCCGCCGACACCCACGTCCGCATCCCGATGGACGCCGGGGTGGACTCCCTCAACGTCGCCGCGGCCTCGGCCGTCGCCTTCTACGCGACGAGGGCCGGCGCACCCTGA
- a CDS encoding zf-TFIIB domain-containing protein, whose protein sequence is MIQCPKCHAQMHTYNRNGVQIEQCSGCRGIFLDYGELESLTRLESQWAQQAPPAPPAPQAYPAAPAPAWGAPHQGGHYGGHHRQKSFGRMLFSS, encoded by the coding sequence ATGATCCAGTGCCCCAAGTGTCACGCCCAGATGCACACGTACAACCGCAACGGTGTACAGATCGAACAGTGCAGCGGCTGCCGGGGGATATTCCTCGACTACGGCGAGCTGGAGTCCCTGACCCGCCTGGAGTCCCAGTGGGCCCAGCAGGCCCCGCCCGCGCCGCCGGCCCCGCAGGCGTACCCCGCCGCACCGGCCCCCGCCTGGGGCGCACCGCACCAGGGCGGCCACTACGGCGGCCACCACCGCCAGAAGAGCTTCGGCCGGATGCTCTTCTCCTCCTGA
- the cobA gene encoding uroporphyrinogen-III C-methyltransferase, translated as MAEYDDHPAYPVGLRLTGRRVVVVGGGQVAQRRLPALIAAGADITLVSPSATPSVEAMAEAGEIRWERRRYRDGDLADTWYALIATTDAVANDAASAEAERSRTWCVRSDDAEAATAWTPATGRSEGITVAVLTTTSHGRDPRHSAAVRDAIVEGLRDGTLAAPHHRTRAPGVALVGGGPGDPDLITVRGRRLLAEADVVIADRLGPRDLLDELPPHVEVIDAAKIPYGRYMAQEAINQALIDHAKAGKAVVRLKGGDPFVFGRGMEEAQALAAEGIACTVVPGISSTISVPGAAGIPVTHRGVAHEFTVVSGHVAPDDPRSLVDWEALARLRGTLVLLMAVDKIGAIARALIGHGKSPDTPVALVQEGTTAAQRRVDATLATVGDKAVAEEVRPPAVIIIGDVVGVGVGPLA; from the coding sequence ATGGCCGAGTACGACGATCACCCCGCCTACCCCGTCGGACTGCGCCTGACCGGTCGCCGCGTCGTCGTCGTGGGCGGTGGCCAGGTCGCGCAGCGGCGGCTTCCCGCTCTCATCGCGGCCGGGGCGGACATCACCCTGGTCTCTCCGTCCGCCACACCCTCGGTCGAGGCGATGGCCGAGGCCGGCGAGATCCGCTGGGAGCGCCGCCGCTACCGGGACGGCGACCTCGCCGACACCTGGTACGCCCTGATCGCGACCACCGACGCCGTCGCCAACGACGCCGCGTCCGCCGAGGCCGAACGCTCCCGCACCTGGTGCGTCCGCAGCGACGACGCGGAGGCCGCGACCGCCTGGACACCGGCCACCGGCCGCAGTGAAGGCATCACCGTCGCCGTCCTCACCACCACCTCGCACGGCCGCGACCCCCGCCACTCCGCGGCCGTCCGGGACGCCATAGTCGAGGGCCTGCGCGACGGCACCCTCGCGGCCCCGCACCACCGCACCCGCGCCCCGGGCGTCGCCCTGGTGGGCGGCGGCCCCGGTGACCCCGACCTGATCACCGTCCGGGGCCGCCGCCTCCTCGCCGAGGCCGACGTGGTCATCGCCGACCGGCTCGGCCCCCGCGACCTGCTCGACGAACTGCCCCCGCACGTCGAGGTGATCGACGCGGCGAAGATCCCGTACGGCCGCTACATGGCCCAGGAGGCCATCAACCAGGCGCTGATCGACCACGCCAAGGCGGGCAAGGCCGTCGTCCGGCTCAAGGGCGGCGACCCCTTCGTCTTCGGCCGTGGCATGGAGGAGGCCCAGGCGCTGGCCGCCGAGGGCATCGCCTGCACCGTCGTCCCCGGCATCTCCAGCACCATCTCCGTGCCGGGAGCCGCCGGTATCCCCGTCACCCACCGGGGGGTGGCCCACGAGTTCACCGTGGTCAGCGGCCATGTCGCACCCGACGACCCGCGCTCGCTGGTCGACTGGGAGGCGCTCGCCCGGCTGCGGGGCACCCTGGTCCTGCTGATGGCCGTGGACAAGATCGGCGCCATCGCCCGCGCGCTCATCGGCCACGGCAAGTCCCCCGACACCCCGGTCGCCCTGGTCCAGGAAGGAACGACCGCCGCCCAGCGCAGGGTCGACGCGACCCTCGCGACCGTGGGGGACAAGGCCGTCGCCGAAGAGGTACGCCCGCCCGCGGTGATCATCATCGGCGACGTCGTGGGAGTGGGCGTCGGCCCCCTGGCCTGA